One Caldilineales bacterium genomic region harbors:
- a CDS encoding phage tail tape measure protein: MATLANLVIRLTTDTSAFEAGMKSAEGHLRSVGSAMTSIGQSASVAITAPLLAAGGAALLLGKNFNEAMANVGALGVASDRVNELKGAVQSTAILVGESSQSMAQGLYQVVSAFGDSAESADLLRINAIAAKAGLATTAEAIALTSSVTKAYGDTSASAVGQVADLALQTVALGQTTFPELAASMGRVTPIAASMGVSLEELFGFMATFSGVTGSAAEVSTQLRGAMQSLMAPTESMQALIGSLGFETGAAAVENLGLANVLRAVVTAADATGAPLQQYIGSIEGQTLALALAHGQSETFDQKLLAMGQSAGMTAQAFAAQTEGINAAGFSWDQAAIKAQVLAQRLWDGMAPAVGLVLETISPLIDRATQLADQFTQLDPRTQTIILGAVALAAAFGPVAIVAGQVITAIGAIVGVLGGLLAPLALVAAAVGVLYLAWQ, encoded by the coding sequence ATGGCCACACTCGCCAACCTGGTCATCCGCCTGACCACCGACACCAGCGCCTTCGAGGCCGGCATGAAGTCGGCCGAAGGCCACCTCCGATCTGTCGGGTCGGCCATGACCAGCATCGGCCAATCGGCCAGCGTCGCCATCACCGCCCCCCTGCTCGCCGCAGGCGGGGCGGCTTTGCTGCTCGGCAAAAACTTCAACGAAGCCATGGCCAACGTCGGGGCGCTGGGCGTCGCCTCTGACCGCGTCAACGAACTCAAAGGCGCGGTCCAATCCACCGCCATCCTTGTCGGCGAATCCAGCCAAAGCATGGCCCAGGGCCTGTACCAGGTAGTCTCCGCCTTCGGCGACAGCGCCGAATCCGCCGACCTCCTGCGCATCAACGCTATCGCCGCCAAGGCCGGGCTCGCCACTACCGCCGAAGCCATCGCCCTCACCTCTTCCGTGACCAAAGCCTACGGCGACACCTCCGCCTCCGCCGTCGGCCAGGTCGCCGACCTCGCGCTGCAAACCGTCGCCCTGGGTCAAACCACCTTTCCCGAGCTCGCCGCCTCCATGGGGCGCGTCACACCCATCGCCGCGTCGATGGGCGTCAGCCTTGAGGAGCTCTTCGGCTTCATGGCCACGTTCTCAGGCGTGACCGGCAGCGCCGCCGAGGTCTCCACCCAACTGCGGGGCGCCATGCAATCGCTCATGGCGCCCACAGAATCCATGCAGGCCCTCATCGGCTCCCTGGGCTTCGAGACCGGCGCCGCCGCGGTCGAAAACCTGGGTCTCGCCAATGTCCTGCGCGCGGTCGTCACTGCCGCCGACGCCACCGGCGCCCCGCTGCAACAATATATCGGCTCGATAGAAGGCCAGACTCTGGCCCTTGCGCTCGCCCATGGCCAGAGCGAAACCTTCGACCAGAAACTTTTGGCCATGGGCCAAAGCGCCGGCATGACCGCCCAAGCCTTTGCCGCCCAAACCGAAGGCATCAACGCCGCCGGCTTCTCTTGGGATCAGGCCGCGATTAAAGCGCAGGTCCTGGCCCAGCGCCTATGGGACGGCATGGCGCCCGCGGTCGGGCTTGTCCTCGAAACCATCAGCCCCCTTATCGATCGCGCCACCCAGCTCGCCGACCAATTCACCCAGCTTGACCCACGCACGCAAACCATCATCCTCGGCGCCGTGGCGCTGGCCGCGGCCTTCGGCCCCGTCGCCATCGTCGCCGGCCAGGTGATCACCGCCATTGGCGCCATCGTCGGCGTGCTCGGCGGCCTCCTCGCACCGTTGGCTTTGGTGGCAGCGGCGGTGGGGGTGCTGTATTTGGCATGGCAGAA